The window gctggggtctgagctgtcggtgactgaccaggaaagggatcttggggtcgtggtggacagcttgttgaaaatgttgactcaatgtgcggcagcagtgaaaaaggctaattccatgctgggatcattaggaaagagtTTGGGgtaaaaactgctaatatcataatggccttatacaaattggttggccacatttggagtactgtgtacagtgctGGTCACCATAtcacaaaaaggacattatagaactggagaaggtgcaaaagagggcaaccaagataattagGGGCCTAGAACaacttccttaggaggcaaggctacaacacctgaggctttttagtttaggagaAAGATGACTTAGGAGAGACATGATGGAAGGAtggaaaattatgcatggtgtggagaaagtggagagagagaaatttgtcttcctctctcataacactagaaccaggtgaaTAATAACACACGATGGAGTTACACAGCTTGCCATTTCATATATCACAGTGAACAgtgaaacctaggaagctgccatatactgagtcagacccttggtccatttagctcagtgttgtctacacagactggcagtggcttctccaaggttgcaggcaggaatctcaaccctaacttggagatgctgccagggagggaacttgaaaccttctgctcttcccagagcagctccatcccctgaggggaatctcttgcagtgctcacacatcaagtctcccattcatatgcaaccaaggtggaccctgcctagctaaggggacaagccatgcttgctaccacaagaccagctctccatattCTGAACAGCTGGTAGCCTGGTAACATaccgttaggaacatagggacataggcagctgccatatactgagtcagacccttggcctatctagctaagtattgtcttcacagactggcagcagcttctccaaagttgcaagcaggaatccctctcagccctatcttggagaagccagggagggaacttgaaaccttctgctcttcccagagtagtccaggggttcccaaccttaggtcctcagatgtgattggactaaaactcccatcatccctagcctgtgtctagggatgatggaaaTAGATACAAATACAGCAACCGGAGTAgggccttcagcaatgtgtaatgagACATGGGATCTTATATGTGTAATGAGATGGGGGAATCCTGTATATGAGTAATGAGACAAGGGAACtatttccatgtcaacatcattgagaAAAGGCATaacctaaatgcctacctggaggtggtgatgggctggatgagggataacaaacggagactgaatccaaataagacagaggtgcttattgtgcggggttggaactcaggagactattCTGACCCGacggttctggatagggtcacacttaaccagaaagaacaggtacccAGTCTGAGAATGCTTCTGgaaccaaacctctccctggtgtctcaggttgaggcagtggccagaggtgctttttatcagcttcagctgatactccagctgtgtccgtttcttgagataaatgaccacagaacagtagtacatactgtatggtggtaacctccaggcttgaccactgcaatgagttctttgtacatagtctggaaactgcagttggtatagaatgcagcagctagctgatctctgggtcatctcagagagaccatattacccctacattaaaagaactacactagctaccaataagtttccgggcaatatataaagtgctggttataacctataaagccctaaacaacttaggccagGATTATTTAAgacaatgtcttcttcactatgagccccgtcgcccattgagatcatctggagaggttcgtctgcagtcgGCACTGGCTGATCTGGTGGCTgtgcagggacaggccttctctgccaccctgagactctggaatgtgctccctgctgaaataagagcctctctaaagacacattttttcacccaagctttttaactagatttgtgtttttaaaatggttttaaggttttaatttgttttctattgctctaaaccactcagagatggaagtttggggcagtgtacaaataaaacaaatagatATCCTGTGAAAAAGCAAGAGAGCTGCCAGTATATCTCGATTTCCACCTATGAAATGTACCGCaaagcagggggcatggctggatgGGCCTGACGCCTACCAATCCTAATCTCAAAGTAACTCCCTCATATGGAGATGTTCTCGGGAGATGGGAGCTTTGGTCTAATGTGGCGGTGGGGAAGATCACCTCCTGGTCTTTTGCATACAGAAGCTTAAGTGCAGTGGTTAAGGCTGCAGCTTATGCAGTTACTAGGGAGCAGATCCTACTGAGCTCTCTTCTGGGATTGTGCTGTTCGAGTGCGAGCTGGGAGGTTCCTCCATTCAAGACTCACTTCCGCCCTGAACAGGAACTCATTAGGTGACTTCTGTTAACTGGCCTGCTTTACAGTGGGGTTGCTACCTTGGCATTTAACAGCAACTTGATCCGCAGGAGAAGCTTTTCATAGTATGGTAGGCTGCCGTTGAAGAGTGTTTGGAAGCTGAGGCTGTTTGAGAAGGCACAAGGCAGCAGGCAGACGGCTGTGGTCAGGGGAGGAGAGGCGTTCTGAACCTATTGCCCCAGTGTGATTCCAGCGGCACTTCTTGCAAATTTACTCCTGGACATAACTCAATGTGTTGGCCTTAACATTAAAGATCCTAAACAGCCAGGATGTCTTAAGGACTACCTTCTTCCATACACACCTGTCCATTCAACAACCGAGGCCCTGCTGACTGTACCCCCTGCTCTCTGAAACAATTTATTTCCCCCACTTTAACACTAAGTTGTGGGATGCTTTCCCCAAAGAGGTCCAGATGCCCGTCCTGCTGCTGACTTCTCAGCAGACAAACAAAAACTGGTTTGTACAGAGCCTCTTCCCACACATGAACCAGTCCGCCTCCACAGGCGATTGAGCAAGGCCCTTTGGCGTATTCTGCCACTTTCTGAACCACAGATGGTTGTGACAGGCGAGAGGCTTTTCTGTAGTGCAGGGGTTTCCACATTTGGGTCTCTAGATGATGCTGGGCAGCGACTCCCATCAACCCGGCCACACTGGTCAAAGGCCACTGgtatactacaactcccatcatccatagccacacctgaggacccaacttTGGGGATCCTTGCTGTCGTGGAGAATCCACTATGGAGAACTCCCTGCCTCGGGAGACTGGATTAGTTTCCTTCTTGCCAGTGTTCATTGCTGCTTAAAAACCTGCCTGTGCCAGCAAGACCTGCTTCCTTCAGGGGGTGGGCAGGGTTAGTCCCAGCAGTTGTGCTGGGTTATGGAATCCCACCACACCTGGGGGATGATCCCTACCACAAACCTGGAGTCTGAGAGAAAAGCTGGGGCTGGTTTTGCTAGCAGGTGGAGTTGCTACTTGCCACCAGAACAGTGACTGCTAGTCTTCCTCTCCCAAGTGGAGCTGCGGGGACGAGAGCAAGGGGTGGATGATAGAGATTGTCCTCACAGTTGTGCTGTGCAGACACAATCCCTGCTCGCTTCCCACGTCCAAGCTGGAGAGGAATGTGGAGTTCCTCTCTTCACCCTCAGCAAAGGGCCACGGAGGGTGGAGAGCAGAACTGCATGGGCCCTTGATATCCTCACTTCCCAAAGAGGCAGTATGAAGACCAACACAAGAAACCGGTTTCTGCCTTACCAGACCCAGGCAGTTAAGCAATATTTTCCTGAAtcagggaggctacaacaaaatCTAACAAATCTGGTCCTAGAAAACATTGTTTTAGTATTTACAGATACTTTCCTTGTATGCTGATCTTTGTAGAAGGTGGAATGCAGAAGGAGAATGAAAGTGTAtgtagcaggagagagagagagaataattttcAGGGCTTGGTTGGAGCAGAACAAACTCGCAGGAAGAAGCACACTTGCTAAAAATGATAGTGTATTCACTTACATCTCTCATCAACATTTCAATATATTCATTCAAATAGATTGGCCCAGCACAGGAATGTAGCCTTTGCAATGCCCAGTGAATTTGTAGCAGTTATTTCAATTGGTGGTAATGGCTGTATCTGGATGGATCCCATTTTAAACAGTTAAAAGTAAATATTAGGCCCAACTGGATGGAAATATTCCAATTCTAAGCCCCATGGACGTGAACAGGGCCTGAGCAAAAGCACTTCTGTGATCTTGTGCtgttcctattcatttcaatagggCGTGTGAAGGAGAATGTCCTGCACAACTGAGGCCATACAAGGCTCTCTCTAGATCAGAGGCTCCCAGTCTcggatccccaaatgttgttggactataactcccatcatccaccattacaatggtctttggccactgtggctggagatgatgggagttgtagtcccaacaccACCTacagacccaaggttgggaatgccTGGTCTAtatacaaaaaaacaacaactgtagAAGAAGCAGTCCATGATAACTTGTAAGCATCATatagttgtgggtttttttaaatggagtatCTACAGATTTGAAAATAGAAAATGCAGTTCTGCTTCCTAAGTGTCTCCAAAACAACAGCTGTTCTTGTTTGAATCTTCCATCGGTGTCAGTAGAAGAAACAGCCGAAGGCGACCACCACGCAAAAGAGACTGTCCTGGAAAATGACAGGAGAATGGAGCTGTGAGTGAAACCAGCATTTTGAGGTCTGTTGCTATAACTTTTTCTTAAGGAAAGAAGCAAACATCCAGTTTCCAAGAGTGAGATGATTAGCTTGAAATCATATGAGCTGTGCCTTGTGGCATctcagaagctggggggagggaggattcCAACCAACAAAGCAGGCTTCTGTCATGGGGGTCAGGGTGCTTCCCTCGCTACTTGCTCCTCCTCGTGGCTTGCTGAAGCAGAACGGCAGAATAAACTACACAGAATGAGCCACGTTAGCTGAGGGTTTCTGCCCTCTCCTCACCAGCTAATGCGCTTTAGCATGGGATCCTCACCCATTATCTCAGCAATCTTCAccacaaccctgtaaagtaggcagGTATTGTGCTGCGGGGAAATGATGGATGTAATTTTGTCATTTTATTAACATACCAAGTCTGGGATACCTGAAAAAATATAGCAAGAGTGGAGTGGTGGGCTATAGCTTTAGTAGCCACTGATGATTGATTCAGCAAAAGTGCCTGTAAGAGAAAAAGCCCACAGAGCAGTCAACCCCCTTGTGCTCTGCCGGCCTTTCACACCGCTGCATTTCTCCACATGGGAGAGCAGAGCACTGTGCTATGGCAGTTGCCTGTCAAttgtagctgccttataccgataGAGGCCACCAGTCCAttgggctcagtattgtccactgactggcaacaactcttCAGGGGTTCAGACAGGATCTTTCCTGACTCTACATggggattcccctcccccccaccccccgctaactgagcaaagagccaccttttaaaatttTCTTGAATGAGCCCgggtctgttgctggtgtctattttatatttatttttagattgtgagccctttggggacggggagccatatttatttatttgtttatatttctctatgtcaaccgctttgggaacgtctgttgaaaagtggtatattaatacTGATAGTAGcagtagatgctgccagggactgaacataggactttctgcatgcacacCAAGTGCtctccatcagtgttccctctaacagcgattcccagatgttgttgactaccactcccagagtccccagctgcaatggctttttcttggggattttgggagtggtagtcaacgacatctgggaatcccttttagagggaacactgctctccactGAGCCACGGCTCTGTCCCCAGTCTTCTTGCTGCTCTTTCCCCGGGCCAAAGGATTGCAGGGGAAAAAGAAAGAGTGGGGTGTAAGGATGGGCGTTGCATGTGCACCCAGCAAGACCTTTGGCTCAATCCCAGCCACAGAAACCCAGCCCAAGTACCTGTAACTGCCTTTGCTTATTTCAGCCCTTCATTATCCTTGCGTCCCCCAAATCCCTTTGTTGTTTCACCCACTGGCAAGGTTTAGACTGCAAGCCAAGTCTTTTTGGTTCTGTTATAGTGCAAAGCACCATATACAATCAAAAATAAAGACCCTACAGAAGGGCAAGCCTTGGCTCAAGCCCTCAGGTGTACCGGAAGGCCCAGGGCAGGTATTTTTCAATCAGCCTCCCTCATCAAGAACAGCAAAGCACTTACATTCATAAAGACATCATGAGCATAGTTGTCCGTGTCTGCGTCCCAAAAACATCGTGCAGCCATGCtgaagaaacaacagaacccatccATTAAGAAGTCACAGGGGCCAGTCATGAGTATTATGAGTTGAACATCATCCATTCTACCTGAAAAGCAGGCCTGCTTCTTCATAAATCGCCTTGCGGGATGATCTCAGTGTGTATTGGTGCAAAGGCGGTCACATCTATCGTACCccttaacccaggggttctcaaaagtgggtccccagatgttgttggatcaactcctataattcccagccacaatggcctttgtggcaggggattatgggagttgaagtctaacaacatctaggggtccaagttggagaaccccctgCCTTAGCCTTTTCTTGGAGCCACTGCAGAGAAAAAGACAGCCGCTACATCTTCATTGCAatacagcagcaggaggaggaagagttgtACTCTGCTACAAGGTTTTCCTGGTGGCTACTGCTGCCGCGGTAAAAACTAGCAACAACAGTGAGAGGACttgatcactgttccctaaggcatgtgcatgtgtgcgtgctcaaACATTTATTgatgcctgctcagttaattttagatcccgctcaggttgaatcaggaaggccccactctgaatgcaggtgtgcacaaattgctttggtactgccgcccagaacaaaactcattctgtacacagatgaaaaaaattagagagaacactgtacttgatctttctttctttttctttttaattgtacaCAAACTGGTTTGAGGGGACTTGGCATGAAATGTGGCATAGTAAATAGCTGAAACAAACCCTGTAGACAGACAGATCAATCAACAGTTAGTCAGATTGAAACTCTCTTATGTGCTGGAGAAAATTATGAATACATTCCAGACAAAACAAGAGAAAAATGAGTTAACACCAAATGTGCTATTTCTCTGAAGCTGTCCCATTGCTTTGCATAAAGTGGATGTGCAATACAAATGAGGATGAATCATTATTTTAAGTTTCTACAGGAGTAGTAATTTATTGTTTGTAGAAAGCAATGTTCAGCCTTGTGGTTTTACAACCTAAACACCGctgcaaaataattttaaatttggttgAAGATGCAGAAAGAAAGTCAAACTTACTTCACTCCCTCGCCTCTCTGCTCTCCGATCACCACCTGCACCATTATCTTATATCGCTGAAATCCTTTCTctaaaaaggaagagaaggggaaggaagaTGCTCAGAAAGCACTTGATAGATTTCCCCACAGGCATATCTAGTAACTTCAGATGTTGCGAGCCAGTTGGAAACAGAATATCAGAACAGGGAGAGATGAAGAGGGGCCAGGCAAGGAGGCAATCGTAAGGGAGATTTCCCAGTCACACCACATTACCTTTCAGTTTGTTTCGGATTGTCTCTGACAAGGATTTGGTGAGTTGTGGGATATCTTCAGGGGTGTACTGTACACCAGTCAGCTCTTCCTTTAACACCTCATGGATGCACTCTTTCACGGTAGAAGAACGGAACCTAACAGGAGAATGAAGAGCACCAAGGAGGTGGTCTTGgggttctctctctgtctcatcaTTAAAGGGAATAACTGCAGTGTGGGATATCTCGGGGGTTCTTAAActctggatccccagatgttggggatGATAGGATGTGTTTAACCACATCTAGGGatccaaagtttgagaacctctgagaTATCCGATTTGTGAGTCACGCCAAGGCTTGTTTATATAATTCTGGGATAACAACTCCCAATCTTGCTTCACTCTCAGATTTGTTTGTTCAAAAAGCCATGCATACCCAATGTACATGTTCAGAAGAATCATGTGGTATAGCCCTTCAGGGACTGTATCACTTGAGAATGAAGTGGGGAGATGTCTTTACTGAATGCTTTCCACATACCAATGAACGAACAAAACTTTCCTGAATACAGACAACTAACAAGTCTCAGAGTGTGGCTTGAAGGCACATGTTGGAGCAGCTGGGCTGAACGTAAGAAGAGTTCAGTCTCATCTGTGCCTGGACAGACTACCTGGGAACCTCATGATGAATGCCTATTTTGAATGCTATCAAGGAAAGGAATCTAAGTGTAATAGTACCAGGGCAATTAGTCATTTTCTAGGGAACTGAGTCAGCCTTTAACAGCATGTGTATGGCATAAGAGAAGCACATTTAGACTCCAGCAGGCTTCTCTGCTCTGTTTCGCGATCTCTATCTcttgctgaaattaatggaatgtttttaaaagtgcttaactcgGGCAGGACCATGGCTAGCATACTGAGCAGGATCCCAAGGTAGTCATAACTAGGCCTTAGGTTTTTAGTGGTTTTAAGAGTCTAATTTCTGTTCTAATTTGTTTAAGTGgctgtgtaaaccacctagagacggtAGTTTGGGGTGCTGTACATACATAtatagtaaacaaacaaacaagcaccaTTGAAATTGGCAAGGTGTTGCCCATTACTGAATTAAgtcttatttatttcttcttaCTCTTGACATGCACTGACGGagtctggattctgcccactGACTGCAACTTTTTCATCTGTCTGCAAAAGCTGATTTTAATTCTATTTATCTATTTGGGAGTCTTCAAGGTCTTAAAAGAGGActtgaaaattttttaaaaagagtttgttgttgttaaaacatCCCCCTCCTTATACTGGCctaaaataaagttttaaaaagcctgggggcgccccccgccccaacctctaacagggattcccagatgttgttggctgattgattaaatgctgtcaagtcgactcttagggaccacacagatagattctagttgttgactacaactcccatgatccacaagcagaagccattgcagctggggattctgggagttgtagtcaacaacatctgggagtccctgttacatGCCCCCCGCCTTGGAAAACGAGGGACTTCCCAGGCCTCGCCCCCACTGACTTGTGCTGGAAGGCCGGGCGGAGGCTGTAAGTGCGGGTCGGGCTCACCGCGCTGCCCGGCCGAGGAATCGTCGTGACAGTCGGCGAGGGAGAGGCCACCAGCTCCGACATGGCGGCCGCTGCTACTGCAGTGCCGCCAGTCCACCCACCCCTCCTTCCCTGTGCCAGGAGAGGCGCAGAGCGTTGCCAGGGCGACGGCCCGACCCCGGCGGGCAACTTCCGCTTCCGGCGGCAGGCACAGCCGCACTCTAGAGAGAGAGGTAAAGGCTAGAGGGGTAAGACGCTTGGACTTCCGGTAAGATTAACAACGCCAGGAAAAAGCCAGTATTCCCGAGATAAGATAACATCTTTTTctagctcttttaaaaaaaaattctttgtaAGAACAAGACACCCTCGTTGGTCTGGCTCTCTTATTGGCTCAGAAATGGCGGCGCTCTTTCTTTTGACATCTCTGTGATGAAACTCTCTCTAGACTGCTTCATAGAGATACAAAAATCTAGATTGAGCTTTCCGGtttcaatttaaattttaaacgaGTTCACCTTTCTAGCGTCCCGTGCAGCGTATAGAAGAGGCAAGAAGTGAGATGGGATAGAACGACGCCACTCTTTACTTCTAGAGAATGAGGGTGAATGATGGATTGCATTATCTACCCGAAGTTATAGAGGCGCTCTAGTTGTTTCTAGCTCTATGAAGCACGTACAGTGAGGCAGACCGGAAGAGGGCTTTAGCACGGGAGTCCGCCGTGGATAGAGGGCGGGTGGAAACATAGAGCACGCGCGCGAGAGAAGACCAGCGGGAGACAGGCGTCCCCTAGCGGCCGGTCTGCTTTGAGTGGTAGCTTGCGAAGGTGGGCTCAGCGTGCGTTCTGTCCCCGCTTGAGCCTGCGTGGGGGACGCAACAGCAGTGGACGGTGGACTGCACTGCAGGGTTGTTGCAATGCAGACTCtccatttctattttatttaattttctttaaaatatttatatcctgccactCTGCTCAGAGTGGCTCACGCCCTtaacaaaatagatacaatataaaacgataaaaaattaataataaaacgAAACATGTTAAAAGAccaaagctaaaaccacatttaaaagttgcAAAGGTCaagagtttcaaattaaaagttgtaaGTAAAAAGATAAAAGCTaagaactaaaaaacctaccagacaTAAACAACAGACAAAAGGATAAACAGATAAAATCAGTGGTGGCAGGTGAGGATGGCgaaaggtacctttaaaaagtgagtACTGGCAGAACTGCTGCCCCCTGCAAGCCGTTGTAAGCAGCAGTGCcctgtccagcatcctgcatGGCGGCTGCACTCTCCTGACTTCTGTGCATgagcagaggctatttgcatggtccTCCACATGGTGTTGCTGATAAAGCaggcctctctaaaaagatgtgtctttaattgtttcttaaaaacactgaaggaaggagcatggcaaagcCCTTCCGGGAGGGCATTCctaagccgaggggccacaaccaaaaaggccctgactCTAGTCTCCCTGCCTGTTGCACTCAGACTAGAGCCCCTGCTCTCACATGGTATGCTCACACTGTACACCAGTCAGCTGCTTCTTGAACACCTCATCGATGCACTCTTTCATCACAGAAGAGCAGAACCTAATAGGAGAAAGAGCAAAGGAGGTTGTCTTGcggttctttctctctttcatcaAATTTATGGGGAATAACTGCAGTGCAGGCTGtctcagaggttctcaaactctggatctccagatgttgttggactacaactcctatcaccctgGTCCAACAACATTCAAAGAACCCCTGAGATATCCGATTTGTGAGTCACACAAAGGCTTGTTTGTATAATTCTGGGATGACAACTCCCAAGCTTGCTTCAGCCTCAGATTTGGTGCTGTTTTCAAAAGCTCATTTATACCCAATGTATATGTTCTGAAGAATCATGTGGTATAGTCCTCCGGGAACTGCACTATCTGGGCATGATGCTGGGAAATGTCTTTACTGAATGCTCTCCACACAAATCAAGGAACAAAGAAAACCTCCCTGAATAAAGAAGAAAACAATCAAGACGCAGCCTGTGGGTTGAAGGCGCATGGTGTAGCAACTGTGCTGACGCTAAGCAGATTTTAGTCTGGATTGtggctggatgggagaccatctgGGAACCTTATGCTAAGTGTAGTAGTGCCAGGGCAATTAGTCATTTCTAGACAACTGAATCAGCCTTGAACAGTATGACCTTTAATGGCACAAGACAGGTGTAACCCTCTGCTGAACTCACACCTGTCAAAGGTCGCCATTTCCATGACCAGCCTTCTCACTGCATCTCTGTTCCTCCTGCTCTCCCTGAATTGAGCTAACTGTGGTTTAAATAGGGTTATAATATCTGTATTTATGTCTCACTCACATGTGGTCcaagaccgtaataaaggattCACTTACCCACTAtgtctcactcacacacacacgcaggtaCACATGTGCTCTCACTCTTCACCATCTGCAATGTCTGTATAAGGACAGTGGACTTTTTTGCCGGGCCAGATTGTCATAAGTCATTCCGCTtcagttttttgtgtgtgtgcacatgtacccTAACCCCCACCCAGCCCCAGTATGGGGATGATAAGGTTGGATGTTTTGCTTTTTCATTCCTTTTAACCAGGAGCGtcgtaaggttggagtgggcccagagacaagattttaaaatgcccctgcccctcactgaagctcagctcatgaagtaaagaaatcttaaatgaggctgaatagtggtaacaaaaaacatacatcatcctacattattttaaaaaaggttttgtaaattgtggacaatgctgGTCAtgtaatggtgctagagaaagacctgctgttctggtagctccaggtctgaacactcacatcaattttggaggatgaatacaactgaaggaagcctgggcgggtgcgcgaccgggagagtcagtcatgtgacctgtctctgtgggggggcccccaaggcagtgggcccccaggcaactgtctccccttgccctattgtagttacacccctgctatgAACATTTGCATGCCTTTTCCCACCTGTAAATAGCCCTCAAAGCAGCATGCAACGATAATGTATAAAATGCATATGCCCCTTTTGCAGGGTATTGTTAAAAAGTCTAAAAACCCAGAGAATCCACATTTCTCCCACACCCAGGAAGCTTGAAAGAGAATGAACTCTGC of the Hemicordylus capensis ecotype Gifberg chromosome 3, rHemCap1.1.pri, whole genome shotgun sequence genome contains:
- the DYNLT2B gene encoding dynein light chain Tctex-type protein 2B, which gives rise to MSELVASPSPTVTTIPRPGSAVSPTRTYSLRPAFQHKFRSSTVKECIHEVLKEELTGVQYTPEDIPQLTKSLSETIRNKLKEKGFQRYKIMVQVVIGEQRGEGVNMAARCFWDADTDNYAHDVFMNDSLFCVVVAFGCFFY